A stretch of DNA from Dehalobacterium formicoaceticum:
CTTCATAGGCTTTTGCCGCCAGACCGTGAGGGTCGTGAAGGTAAATACTCTTTCCTCTGGCGCTGGTTTCCGCCGCACGGATAGACAAGGGGATTTCCGTTTGGAAAATGCGCAGTTTGTCACCGTAGTCGCGGCGCAGGATAAAGGAAATGTCCTTGGCAAAGTTGGTGCGGGTATCCACCATTGTCACCAAAACGCCGTCAATGGTCAGCTTCGGATTGATTTGCCGTCTTACCCTGGCTATGGTCTGTAAGAGCTGCGTCATTCCTTTGGCGGGCAAATAGTGTGCCTGAACGGGAATGATAACACTGTCTGCGGCAGCAAGGGCGTTGATGGTCATCATACCTAAGCTCGGCATACAGTCGATCAGTACATAGTCGTACTTGTCTTTGACGGTGTTGATGTAGCTGCGCAACACCGTTTCCCGGCTCATGGTGTTGACGAGTGACACCTCAATCGCGGACAATTCGATGTTTCCCGGCATGAGGTCAACACCTTCCGAATGGCGAAGGATGCCCTCGTCAGATCCATACGGTTCCTCCATCATTGTCTTAGTAAGGATAGTAGCCAGCGTAACGGGTAAATTGTCCGGTTCCCGATAACCCAATGAGTCTGTCAGGTTTCCTTGAGCATCCGCGTCTACCAGTAACACCTTTTTTTCTTGTGTCGCAAGGCCGATACCCAGGTTGACCGTTGTGGTCGTTTTGCCCGTGCCGCCTTTCTGGTTGGCAAGGGCGATTACTTTTGACACTTAAATTTCCTCCTTTCACGTAAATGAAGCCGTCTGCTTTATATTGATATGCTCCCCTTTGAGTAGACACCTGAAATAACAAAAATTCAGGACTACGCAAAGGGGAGTTTTTATGGGAAAAAGATATGTTAGTTATGAAGAAAAATTGGAAGCAGTAGAAAAATACAATCGCGGGGAAGGAAGCCAGAAGAATATAGCGCATGAATATGGGGTACATCAAGCCAGCTTTCAGCAATGGATAGCAAATTACGATGCCATGGGGCCATTAGGGCTGGCAACTGGACATATGAACAACAGATACAGCCTAGAATTAAAAACTGTAGCAGCAGAAGCGTATCTCCGGGGCGAAGGAAGCCAAGTAGAGATATGTAAAAGGTATAGCATCCGCAGTAAGAAGCAACTCCAGGATTGGATAACATTGTATAATGGTCATAAAGAGTTTCGGGCTATCGGAGGCCCAGGGAGAGGAATCTATATGACCAAAGGACGTACCACCACGTTAGACGAGCGGATTGAAATTGTCAGCTACTGCATAGCTAAAGGCAAGGACTATGGCGCGGCAATCGAGAAATACGCGGTGTCCTACCAGCAGATATACAGCTGGGTTGGCAAGTATGAGGAAAAAGGCGTAGACGGGCTGATCGATAAGCGCGGGAAACACAAGCAGCTGGAGGAAATGACTGAAGTCGAGCGCCTTCGAGCGGAGAACAAGATGCTCAAAGCCGAGAACAAACAAAAAGAAATGGAGATTGCTGTGCTAAAAAAAGTCCGGGAAATCGAAAGGAGGCGGGGCTAAGCGGCGTTCGGCAGGAAAGTTTTTACTTGTCTGTAAAGGAGCTGCATGAAAACGAAGCATACCCAATAGGGAATATTTGCAGGATATTAGACCTGAACAGGTCGTCCTATTACAAATGGCTCCACCGCAACAAGAGCACCCGTGAGTGTGAGAACGAGGATCTTCTTCACAAGCTTGGATATCTTTACGCTGAATTCAACGGTACATATGGATACAGGAGACTGACAGACGAACTGAACGCTAAATACAAAACCAACTACAACTACAAACGTATATACCGTCTTACCCAACTGGTAGGAATAAAAGCGGTCATCCGCAGGAAACGTCCGCAATACCAGCGTTCTACGCCGGAAGTTACGGCGGAGAACATTCTGAACCGTGATTTCACGGCAGAAAATCTTAACGAGAAGTGGCTAACCGATGTGACAGAATTCAAATACGGAGAAAATGCAAAGCTGTATTTGAGCGCAATCCTTGATCTCAAAGATAAAGGTATTGTCTCTTTCGCAATTGGCCGTAGCAACAATAACCAGCTCGTATTTGAAACCTTTGATTTGGCTGTTTCCAAATACCCGGATGCCCACCCGATATTTCATAGTGACCGGGGTTATCAATATACAAGTAAGCAATTCAAGACCAGATTGGACAAGGCTGGAATGATACAAAGCATGTCGCGGGTCGGTCGCTGCATCGACAACGGACCCATGGAAGGCTTTTGGGGCATTCTCAAATGCGAAATGTACTACCTTGGCAATTTCAAGGATTACGACAGTCTAGTAGCAGCCGTTGAGAGCTACATATATTTCTACAACTACGAACGCAGGCAAAAGAAGCTGAACAAAATGCCTCCGATGACCTACCGCCAGTTGTTCGAAAATGCAGCATAAAAAATGGACCCCGTTTTGACGGAGTCCAGGAAAAATGACTTTATTTTTTCATCTGTCTACTTGACAGGGAGCAGTTCATATGAGAATAAAGCAAACGGCTTTTTTTCTTAGTTTATATGAAAAGAGAACACCGTGTAAAAAACGACATTCTCTCAATCATTACTCATTCTAAAATTTGAACACTTTACATATGTCACCACTGGGATAAAATAATACATATAAACATGCCGAACATGGTTTTTTCAATACCTCTTTTATTGCAAAGTTAAATAAGGAACATTTTAGAACCTTGACTGTATTACAAATAAACTCTAACCATCCAAATTTGAGTGCCAAAAATAAAACGAAGCATGGTTCTGGTGCTATTGGCTATGGCAGTTAGTCATCATCACAATCCTCTAACAATATTTCCAGATGACTACGGAATTTCAATTCAAATATTCTACCATCCTTAACATTATCGGCAAACGTATTATAATCTACCGGACTTAAGAACGTAAAATAATACCGATCTGGTTTCCTATGTTTTTCAAGTTCCGCATTTAGAAGTTCAAAATGCCTTTTAGCTGCTCTGTTTTTTGCTTTATTTTCAAGGCTATCATCATTGTCTGACTTAATTTCTACGACAATAATGTTATTGTCTTTCTTGATAAAAAAGTCAGGATTAAAAGCTTTAAATTTACTTCCCTTATTTTTTTGATAATCAATGCTGTAGAACCCTTTATCTCTTGATTTAATCCATGTATCAATATGTTGCGAAAATCCGTCGCTGGTCAATAGCTCTACGAATTTTTTCTCAGGTTCAAGGGTGGTAAAAACTACATTAACTGGTGTTTTGAAATTATACCTGTTAATTTCGTTATCTTGGCGTTTTTTTAATTCTTGACGCACTGCTTCAAAAATAGTCAGTTCATCCTCTTCTATCTCATTTTTATAATTATCCGAGAAAAATAGCGACACATCTCTAATCAGAGTCCCATATCTTGAAGTTTCTGATTTCATATCTGCCGTATTTAATGGAACTAAAATATCTACCGCCTTTTCCAATACAGGAGTAGTCGGCTTTTTTCTAAGTAATCCATTAAAACGGCCATATATTTTATCGGCATTTTCTAAAGTAAGGAATGAACCATTCTCCCCAATATCTCTCATTGATTTTTCAATGAAGGTTCTAATATCTTGTATAGATGGAAGTTTCTCTTGCTCATATTCGCCACTGGGAAAGATCAACTTTGCTTCCAATGCACGACCTTTAAAACTCTCAATAATTTTATTGATCACTTCATCAATAGAAATCAATTCTTTTTGAATAATTGTCGATTTTAAATGAAGATGTCCCTTTATATCCTCATAAGTCGTTTTCTTGGGCTCTTTTTCGCTTTGAGAGACCAATTTAATACCATTTGTTAGGTCAAATACTTCTTGAGTCTTATTATCTTTTTTTCAATGGTACGCTCTTTCTTTGTGTAATTAATTGTATATACTCCAAAGTTATATTTATTTTTTTCAGTTAAGTTTACAATTTTACTGGAGACTGTCATTTCTTTTTCCAGCACTTCGTCCACCAGAGACTGTATACTCTTACTCCAGCTAGCATGATTAAAGACCCTAACCTTTGGTTGACCACTTGTGTTTTCAGGTATTCTAAGGCCTCTGCCTAATACTTGCGCTATTAGCAACTTGGAATTAAAAGCCCTGTCTTCCCAAGGTACTATTTGAAAAACGTTCTTTACATCCCAACCTTCGGTTAACATAGATACAGAAATTACCCACTCTGCTGGATTGCTCTTATCATCAACCGTTTTTAAGGCAATAACATTCTTTTTATGTTTAGGTGCCGACGTTACAACAAGTACTTTATCGTCAAATTCAGTTCGGCGTATACCTTCCTGTTTTTCAATAAAATCTAAAAAATCTTCATATAGGTATCCTGCCGATTTTATATCCTTTGTAACCATTATTGTTATAGGCTTAATATCACCATATTTCTTTTGAAATTCTTTATGATTATCATATATTTTTTGAAACTTTTCATATGGATCTCCATTTTCATCTTCGGCCACATATTCGACCAGTTTTACAAAACTTCTTTCCATAGCTTCTCTAAGAGAAAAGCGATATATTACATCAGAGAAATACTCGTTTTCTATGTAAGCTGTTCCAGTAAAACCAAGCAAATATTTAAAATGGAAATCTTCACTCATTAAAAAAGTTTTCCACTTCCTAATGTCGTTCTCTCCGCTGGAATTATATGCATGATGCACTTCATCACTTAAAACTAATGTTTTTTCTCCATACCCCTTAAGACTTGCTATTATGGATGAGCCTGTCCCATCATAAACAGCATGAATATTTTCTACACAAATATCTCCATCTTTTATAGTGCTGTTCGCATCAATTATTCTAGGATTTTTAAAAAACGCCGTTTCAGGGATACTTGCTTTTAATCTTACATCACTGGTTTTTTCTTCAAATTTTTCCATTAAACCTGACTCAATTGTCAAAGACGGGCACAAAACTAAAACTTTGGTTACTAAACCCAGGGACAACATAATTTGCGCTATGCCATAAATAACATAGCTTTTACCCGTAGCGGTTGCCAAATCAATAACACCGGAAAGCTTCCCTTTTAATGGGATATGTTGAATAAAATCATGCTCTGTACGATAAAGTCTTTGTAAATCTTGATTATTCTTATAATTCTCTCTTGCTAACTGATCAATATTGGAATACTCACCTGAAGCTAAGTATATGATAGCTGTCTTTATGGCCTCTTTCTGGTAATCGCGGTTTCCGCAAAGAATATCCAGATAATCTTCCCATTCATATAGATTTAGCTTTTTGACATCATAACTACTTCTAACTTTAAGAGTAAGATCTGAAGCATTGTTTCTAATAATGCCTTCCATCTACTGCACCCCCACAGAGAACTCTTCTTTAAACTCATTCCCATATATGTCGATATATATTGCTAAAACTTTCTTGCCCGGATTTTTTATGGGGATATTGATAATATTGGCATTTTTGAGGTCTTTTCTAACATCATCGGAAATATCTTTGTGTGTAGTTGCCCTTTTTTTACTTTTGGATATTAAATCTTTAGCAAAATAATAATCCTTCATGATAAAATCTCTGCTATAATCGTTGTCGATGAGTACTATAGACAAACTCTCAAAGTTATTTATTTCTTTTCCCGTTTCATCCATACTATAATCGGACATAAATTTTTTCATAGTTATATAGTAATTCCCATCGATATTGGTCAGTTCAGTTCCAACTTCTGGTTGCCTAATAAAATGAAACCCTACTGCTTCGTCTAAATCATTAATCTGGCTTTGACTTTGAGGCTGTTTGATTTTCTTGAAGTTTTGGTTATGTAGTTCTTTGATTACTTGATAAGGTATTTTCAAAAAATAATACCTTATACTGTCTATTTCATAATAATCATTTACAAAAGCAACATTATTGGCAGGAGCTACAATATAAAACCGATTTCTTATCCGCTCGCCTATGTTTCTATGAAGATCATGTAGATATTCTGAATCAACATCTGCATTACGCATCTTTTCATCCCAATACGGATAAATTTTAACAAAGGAACCCCTTTTTTCTCCATCAATTGATACACCGTTGATATTGTCTTTATCAATATCCTCAATGTCAAATAAATTTTTAACAAAAGACTTATATTTATCTTCCGTTAATGAAAACACCTTTCCTAAGTCATATAGACCTGCAGTTACCACAGAAAATGCTTTTGCATTCTGTTTATATTCTTTCTTAGGATTAACAACATCCTTGCTTTTTGATATTTCCAGCAACCTTTTTTGTATAGTGTACATTGATAATTTTCCAATGTCACACCCGATCCATCTGCGGTTTAATTTTTCAGCTACAGCTAATGTTGTTCCCGATCCAGCGAAACAGTCCATTACTAGATCGCCCTCTTGTGTACAGCTTTCAATAACTCGTTTTAGCAATTCTTCAGCATTTTCTGTTGGATAATTATTAGAAAACGCATATCCCTTGATGTCTGTCCAGTTATTATCAATGGGAACAGAATCTGTTTGTAAATACTCCGGGCGAGCTTCAATTTTTTTGCCCTCTAAATCATAATAGGGGATGTCAGGGTTTAAACGTAGCCTTCCTTCTTTTTCAAAAACGTCAATCTTTTCTTGGGTATATGTAAAATGCCTTCCTCGTCTCGGTAAATACTGCTTTCCAAAAATGACCCGTTCAGGAGGATTCCTTAAACCGGGTGATGTTAAATCGTCCCAAATGGGTTCTTTTTCTTTACCGCAAAAATTACATTTCCGAGGCATTTCGGGATTATTGAAATAGAAAGTGGACGATTTTGAGTAGAAGAAAATTGATTCCGTGCTAACATTAAATCTTGTAAGGTTTCGGAGAGACCGTTTGACCCTATTGATAACAATTTCGTTTCTAATATTATTTTTGCCGAAGACTTCATCCATAATAATTTTAATGTAATGACCAAAATGATAATCTAAGCGAACAAAAATCACCGCATCATCCGCCATCACTTCGCGCAATAATATGAGTCGGCGTCTAAGAAACTCAACAAAATCTGCACCTTTCCGCTTTGCACTATATGCACTTTGACCTTTGTTTCCGTCATAATCATCTCCCGTACCAAACGGGGGATCTATATATACAAGCTTAACTTTCCCTTTGATTTTTTTGGCAATAATCGGATCTTTATCATAATATATAGTTTTCAGCACTTGAAGATTATCTCCAAATATCAAAAGATTCTTCCAATCTTCATTTACTGACGGATGTTCATCCCCATTGTAGGTTTTTTCAATTTGTAAAGGTACGTTAGATATTTCATCAGTATCTGACAGTATATCTTCTTTACGCATTTTCCCTGCATAAGCAAGTTCGTATTCCTTTTGAATAGTAGGGAATAAAGAATATTTGTATTCAGCAGGAATACTCTGACCATCCTTTAAACACTTAACTATATAGTCAATATCATATTGGTTTAGCATAATAAACTCCTCCACGAATTAGTTTGCAACTGCTTCTTAGTTCTTTAATAGCTATTCATCGGGTGTTAAGTCCATAATGTCAGCAGAAGTACAATCCAACTCATTACAGATCTTTTGTATTACCTCGATGCTAACTGGTTGATTTTTGCTTAATTTAGAAAGAGTGGATGGGCTTATTTTGCATACCTTACGTAAATCCATTTTTTTCATACCTTTGTCAATTAATAGCTTCCATAGTTTGTTGTAGCTAATAGCCATACTGACACCTCCACTTAGTAAGAGAATATCAGAATACCCAGGGGAGAGCAATGCAATATTGTAAAATTATTCTATGTTTGCGTATTTAATTTATATAAAAAGAGAACATAAGCGCAAAACCTATGTCCTCATGTTCATCATTTTAATTACTGCTAAATCTGTACTTTCAGCTCTTGCCGGTATTGGGCGTAATGGTCGCTTAACACATACTCGATAACCCACACTTTAGGTATCCTATAGGCACTGCGGATGAAAAAATACTTTATATGGTTGCCATGCAAAATCTTTCGTGCCGTGGTCTCTCCAATGCCGCCTAACATGGCTCTAAATTCATCCAGTGTAACGACATCAGGATACGACTCAAAAAGCTGCTCGTAGTATTCTTGATTTTTCACAGTCATCAGCTCCTAAAAATATTTGTCAATGGTAGGATGACTGTTACAATATTGGTTTTTGATTAAACACGTTCGACGTTTCGACGGCAGACGGTTCGGATATCCCTCCTGAATATCCCTCCAATATCCCTCCAACGTCCAAAATTGATGTCAAAAACGCTCTTTTGAGAGAGCCTTGGAGTGACGTGGGTTTCCGGGTTTTAAGTGCCGCAAACCCGCATTATACAAGGTTTTTGAGGGTCTGAGGATTCCGGTAGAGTACGTTGCATTCCCAATGCTTCCGGTGAAGCTGAGGGACTCAAAATCCAGTGGTAGCGATACCGTGTCGGTTCGACCCCGACCTTCGGCACCAAAGACTCTCAGGTTATCCTGAGAGTCTTTTTAGTTCAAACAGGGGACGGTTCTTTGTTCTATCCCAAACAATCTGCCACTATTTTTCTTAAAATAGGCAAAACATCCTTTTCAAACCATGGATTGCGTTTTAACCAACCAAGGTTTAATGGGGAAGGATGAACTAATGGTAAATATTTTGGTAAGTATTTTTGAAAGTTTCTTAATGTTTCAGTTAAATTTTTCTCGCATTCTTTACCTAAATAGTATTTTTGTGCGTAATTTCCAGTAAGAACTATCGTTTCAATATTTGGCATTTCTTTTAATAAACGAGGATGCCATTTTTCTGCAAACCCCTTTCGAGGTGGCACATCTCCCGTTTTTGCTTTGCCTGGATAGTAAAAATCCATGGGTAATTGGGCGATACGGTTTGTTTTATAAAATTCTTCTCGTGATATTCCCATCCAATCTCGCAAACGGTCACCGCTTGGATCATTCCAAAACAAACGGGTTTCCTCTGCTTTACGACCCGGTGCTTGCCCAACAATAGCAATACGAGCATCTTTAGATGCTTTAAACAAAGGTGCAATCCCCGCTCTTGTGTAGGATTCGTTCTTTGGATCAGTCATTATTTCTTGTTTAATATTTTCAAATATTGTCATATTATACACGTCCTTTGGGGCAAACAGGGGACGGTTCTTTGTTCTAACTTCGGTAAATCTTATTGACAGTAAAACCGGTAAGTCTGGATATCTGTCTTAACGAACTTCCCTCAATCTTTTTTAAATATTTTAGTACTTCTTTCTGCGTCTCCTCCGGTTGATTCTGTAATGATGATAATACCAGACGATACTTGGACATAACTAATTCTTTTATTTCTTTGTCAGAGATTGTTTTTCTCGCTTCCGTAACTTCTAAACATTCATCATTACTGGTTTCCCTATTGAATATAATAAAATCCTGTTTGGATTTGTTTCTATCAGAATCCCACATATTTAAGACAAATTCAGTATCAACAATCCTTTTTCCGCCTATATATTCTTGATAGCTGCTCCATTCATATGCTCCTATGTCTTTTACTATTCCTGCTTTTATCGGATTTTGATGTATGTATCTTAACACTGTTAAAAAATATCTATCATCTTCCACTGCCTCACTTTTATATCGATCCTGGAATAAGTGCCCTTTTCTGCTATACTGCCAATTATACCAATATACATAACTGGCGCCTATTCTTTTCATGGTATTGGAAAGCTCCTCTTTCCCCTCTTTCATTAATAAATGCACATGATTTCCCATTAAACAATAAGCATATATTTTGTAGTTTATCTCTTCCTGATATTTTTCAAGAATATCAATAAATTTTTCATTATCTTCTTCATCCTCAAATAAGGTCTGCTGGTTGATTCCTCTTAACATAATATGATATATTCCACTTTCGCTTTTTTCTCTTGCCGTTCTTGGCATAAAAAATCACCTCACCAGTAGATTACCATACTGATGAGGTGATTGTCAAACAAAGAACCGTCCCCTGTTCTACCCTGTTCTACTTAAATACTGTTTGGTCGTTCACTGGTATTGTCAGTGCATCCAGAGCCTGGTCCACCAGTTTCCTGCGCAGGGATTTTTCGTCTTCCTTGGTTAACTGGGGATTACCCAAGGGGTAGGGAATGGCCACAGTGGGTACAATGCGGTTCGCCCCGACTGTCAGGGAAATGGGTACCACGGTACACATATGGACCACCGGCAGGCCTGTACTTTCAATTTCTTTCACCATCGTTGCGCCGCAACGGGTACAGGTGCCTCAGGTGGAAGTAAGAATCACGCCGTCCACACCGGCGTCCAGCAAATCCCGGGCAATTTCGGCTGCGAATTTCTTGGAATTGGCCACGGAGGTCCCGTTACCAACTGTGCTGTAATAATATTCATGAAGTTTGCCGATCTTCCCCTCGGCTTCAATTTCCTTCAGCACATCCACGGGCATGACCCGATCCCCATCCTGATTGGCATAAACAGGATCATAGCCCCCATGAGCCGTTTCACTGTTAGCCTCAGTCAGATCATTCAGTTCTGCCAGGCTGTATTTCCCGTATTTGGATGCACTGGAGGACTCAATCCGGTCCGGATTGCCTTTGGGCACAATACCACCGGTGGTAACCAAAGCGATGGTTGCCTGGGAAAGGTCTTTAATTGGGGCTCCGGGAGGAACCCGGTCAAACACCGGCATGGGATATTCGGTTTCAAAGCTCGCACCTTTCAGCTTCTTGACCAGCATCTCGACGGCTCTTTTCGCGCCCCGGTCTTCGGCGAAAAGGTTCACCCTGATCCCTCGGGGCAGATAGCCTTCTTCTGCCGGACTGCCGACAGCCTCCCCTTGGCCTAGTTTTAATGCCAGCTTAGCCATAGGTGCCACCGCTTTTCTCATACCTGCCGCCGAATTTCCTGTTTCAATAATATAGGCATACTTTTTATAGAGATCTACCCCCGGATTTTCCGGATACATGCCGGAGACCACCGGAACATTCAGCTCCTCCGTAACTGCTTTGGCAACCGCCCCGCAGGCAACTCCATAGCGTCCTGCATTAAAGGCCGGGCCGGCAATGACCACATCAGGATGATATTCTCTGATCATGGCAATGATCTCTTTACTGACCTGCTCGATGTTCTCATTAAAATATGAATCGCCGCAAATCATGGTGGCGACAATCTCCCCTTCTTCTCCCATGGCGGCGTTCAAAGCCATCCCTGGCCCCAGGACACCTGCCCGAAGCTCCGGAGGAACATCGGCTTTTTCTTCACCGCCGATTTGTCCGAAGAATTGGTTCAGATAATGGACAACCTTAATTTTGCTCACGCTTTTTCCCCCTCTCAATGGTGGATAAGTGATATTGATTAATATCCCCGGGCGGTCAGATTACCAAAGCCCAATTCATTAGTGGCTCCCGTAATCACTTGGATTTCCGCCGTGATGCTCCCATCTGTCCCCAAGCTTCCCGCTGAACCACCGGCGATCATATCTGCCGCTTCCGGATAGCCAATGACTTTTTCCATGGGAGGCAGGGTCACCACCTGATTCGCATTGCCTGCAGTTACAACAGCATTGCCCAGGGGCGTGGAATCAGCCAGAGACTGGGATGCCCCATCCTGTCCGGCATATTCATCACATATTAAAACCGTTTTGATGCCCTTGTTTTCCAATTTAGTGCAGTTCATCACCAAGTCCGCATCGGGATTTCCGAAACCTTCTTCTGAAACAATGGCTGCGTCGGCACCCAAAAATTCCACCAGTTTGGCTGTATAACAGGAAGAACGTTCTTTATCCGCCAAGGTTACATTCTCATTGGTCAGGACAACCCCGATAAAATTAATATCTTTACCATGGCGTTCATAAAGTTCATGGATTACAGGGCTGTTTTGATGCACATAGGTAGGATTTTTGTCACAGGCAGAGACACAGTTCCCACTGGCAATGGCTCCGTCCATCACCTCGGTGGGATAAATCAAGGTGGGCAGGATTTTCTTGACATCTTCCCCGTAAAGGTAAGTATCATGGAGCAAGCCCTGACTTTGCAGCATATAAACATAAACCACCTTGGGGAGATCAGGATACTCCTGCACTTGCTCCACCAGGGGTTTGGTTTCGTATGCTTTCACTTCGTCCGGCTCGATGTTTCGACCCGCCTCTCCCAAATAGGCGGCAGCTCTAAATCCGGCCATTCTTACCACCAATTCATGTTCATGCTGGTTCAAGCCTGCTTCAGGCTCTACCTTCAGCACAATGTTTTGGGTGACGGAAAAGGGGGTATATTTGGCTCCGATCCCGGACATATCAATAATTCCCTCCTGAAAACCAACAATTCTGCCCGTGGTAACGACAGCAGCCCCTTTCAGCACATGGGTTCTTCCCTCCCCGACTGTGTCTACGGAACTGATAAATCCCGGCAAAATGCCCCCGCTGCCGGATACCTTTACTCTGGGCTCGATGACATCCTTCACCGGGATAATCCTGGTTTTGTCTCCCGGTTTAGCCAGATCAATCACTAACGAAACAATCCGTTCATCATCACCGGCAGCAGCCTTTGCCAGTTGATCCCGGTCGATAAAAAGAGTCTGATTGACAACTTCAGTTTTACTGCCGAATTGTACATCCCTAATGAAAATGTTCCCCAATTCTAAGCGCACAACCTTCACCTCCTATGAAATATTCCTGCAAATTTTTCTTAATC
This window harbors:
- a CDS encoding glycine/sarcosine/betaine reductase component B subunit, which gives rise to MRLELGNIFIRDVQFGSKTEVVNQTLFIDRDQLAKAAAGDDERIVSLVIDLAKPGDKTRIIPVKDVIEPRVKVSGSGGILPGFISSVDTVGEGRTHVLKGAAVVTTGRIVGFQEGIIDMSGIGAKYTPFSVTQNIVLKVEPEAGLNQHEHELVVRMAGFRAAAYLGEAGRNIEPDEVKAYETKPLVEQVQEYPDLPKVVYVYMLQSQGLLHDTYLYGEDVKKILPTLIYPTEVMDGAIASGNCVSACDKNPTYVHQNSPVIHELYERHGKDINFIGVVLTNENVTLADKERSSCYTAKLVEFLGADAAIVSEEGFGNPDADLVMNCTKLENKGIKTVLICDEYAGQDGASQSLADSTPLGNAVVTAGNANQVVTLPPMEKVIGYPEAADMIAGGSAGSLGTDGSITAEIQVITGATNELGFGNLTARGY